Sequence from the Alosa sapidissima isolate fAloSap1 chromosome 21, fAloSap1.pri, whole genome shotgun sequence genome:
ggattttaaccggatgctgtgaagttacatgcaggtctcttttacggaggaaacccatgctaaaataaaactctgtggTCACGAATTagatcgtgttggtatgaatatatgttgtagtatgtgattcctatagtgtaaaaaaaatatatacttactAACGTTTTAGAAACATTGtcaaattattgaaatagattaagaaagccaccgctatggtgattactatggttagattgatttgtttagatctagtgaaattgctgccttgacaacgctacgtcatggcttcggtactctatattaaggttttgcacctacgtcataatgtaatgtgaccgtttgtttacaactagagtggtaggcaagaatggtaggcaaggcactgcagagagtggtaggcaagcctacaacagtcgggttgcataggctacacatggttacaaatagcttcaaaattgaaatttttaatatcaaatattgaccgggatgccgaccacttgtgtaggccctaacagtttgttttacaataagaagcaaaaaggcgacgaacaactgtttagcctacctatcctcgtggttgtggaagatgatcgttagcagctgtgaagtcttttattctcaagatggcctaatggtgtaacctactgtctacgaagacgtaggctaaaatacaactactgtatctacagtcatccaaaaatgaattgccagagataggctatgaaggggaaaagtgcagcattttaaacatggcaagattatttttaccggaacagtttgttctaatttgtctcgtgaaattcgtgcttgtggacatcaatcacctatcttctgtccttctatttcaagttatcatgagtgtcatttgattatcacaaaataaatgaaaacagaataggcttatgtgctatagcctacagctccgttaggctaactcccgtatgtcaaaataaactgatttttgagctgaacttaacacagcaacctcaaacaccactgttgaacctaggctactgcttcagtcatgtaagaaataagcagtttatgaattatctttacccgtttaatcaagtccacatgactaaaataacagcatatttaaaggctgagctagcataacagcctaatatagccgATGCTGCAATGAACTAGTAAAAAAGTTTCATAGCCTACAATTAATGAACttcatcactcacattctgagtttttctgggtggttatatatccatgcagatcgtcttcgaatgagtcatcgctgttatatgttataatatgttacagaattcatgactttaacgacattaatgttacatgatgctgactaaCGCTGGCTAtggctaccgttttaacgtctgctgagtctacatgcctaccaaaacctgtcgctgttcagttcaagttaaatgatgaaatattgtttgattttgtgtcaactttcagaggaaagacatgttcctttctggccaaattttacagcttctaagaaagtctatcgtcttcgtgtaaaccgagttttgaagagagaaaaaaagttaggctaccataggctacatgcaggttctcccctaacgttatcgatacagatcaatgcaccaaatcagggcgattttagcgaaataacgttcctgtgacaggctatcaaatattgaacaatgggataacatttcatcatcacctttattgatgcctgaaatgttgacattgctgaaatacagagatgtagcctactgagaggcagctgaacgatgttcaatgggttcaacttgtcccttgtctacctggtggatgtaaacaaaactatagaacctagaatacgtcacatgaaaaacattAATACTGTAGCATTGGAATCATTCTAGAACACTGTAGCGTTGGCCTCATTCTAGAACACTGTAGCTGGCCTCATTCTAGAACACTGTACCTGGCCTCATTCTAGAACACTGTAGCGTTGGACTCATGCTAGAACACTGTAGCGCTGGCCTGATTCTAGAACACTGTAGTGTTCTCCTCACTGACATCCAGAGACTAAAGGAGTGAAGgccttttatttcatttattttagtaAATCAAACCTACATTTGTGTTACAGTTTGGGGCCCATAATACAATTTGACCTTTATTCTGACCATTGATACACAGTGGAATAACCCcccaacccaacacacacacacacacttcattgtGCTGTTTCAGTGATCCACAGAGGTCAATGAGCAAAACTCTCCGTCTCTCCTGGCTCTCTGTTCTTCAGATCCCGCAGACGTCAGAAGCTGCCCAACACACTCCGTAAGACATCACAAGCGTCCGCTGACATCCGCTGTGATATCCTCCTCACGCCTCCTTCACGTACGTTCTCACCGCCACCACCCCCCCCATCTTACATTTctatggagagaaagaaggaaggcaTGAGACTTTAAACCATCTCTACACTCTTCTTAATCTTAGTTCTTAATCTCTACACTATTTAGTTCTTTAAACCATCTCTACACCCAGTCATTTAGTTCTTAATCTCTACACTCAGTTATTTAGTTCTTAATCTCTACACTCAGCCATTTAGATCTTAATCTCTACACTATTTAGTTCTTTAAACCATCTCTACACCCAGTCATTTAGTTCTTAATCTCTACACTCAGTCATTTAGTTCTTAATCTCTACACTCAGTTATTTAGTTCTTAATCTCTACACTCAGCCATTTAGATCTTAATCTCTACACTATTTAGTTCTTTAAACCATCTCTACACTCAGTCATTTAGTTCTTAATCTCTACACTCAGTCATTTAGTTCTTAATCTCTACACTCAGCCATTTAGATCTTAATCTCTACACTCAGTCATTTAGTTCTTTATCTCTACACTCAGTCAGAGTGTGGGCCCCAGGGTGAATAGATGGATCCTAATGGGACAGAATAAATAACAAATGTTACATATTTTCTAGCGGAGGGCATTTAGAGGAGTCtgggaaaagagagggggagaggaagagagagagagttattatTATATAAACTGTTGATATTTGAGTTTAGCCGCCAATCAAATTATACAGCCAGCCATTGAAGTAATGTTTTGATTGGCTGCAAATTATACAGCCAGCCATTGAAGTAATGTTTTGATTGGCTGCAAATTATACAGCTAGCCATTGAAGTAATGTTTTGATTGGCTGCAGTTTTCCATGGTTGCACTGTGTGGTATGTGGTACGGTCTCACCACTGGGACTTTGGCTCCACCTGAATTTACTGCAAATGGATTCATTATGCCGTCATCAATAGCAGAAGCAGGACATTCATCtcaacacacatcacagacggcacataaatacacacaacacacaccacacacacacatagacacacacagacgcacacaccacagacgGTCACATAaatacccacaacacacaccacacacaccacaggtggCATAAATAGAAATAAATACATCCTCAACACACATAAAGCCCATAAAGCCCGTTGCTTAGATACAAAGATGACAGTGTCTCACTCCTTACCGCAATCAGCTTGCCATCCCCCACCTCCCGTTCGATGGTCGTCTCCTTGCCGTCCCACGTCTGCGTCTGGACCAGCGTGCCCTTGTCCAGCGCCATGACGTTCTGcaacgcgtacacacacactgtaggaatcacgtTACGTTCTgcaacgcatacacacacactgtaggaatctgcaacgcgtacacacacactgtaggaaTCTCGTTACGTTCTGcgacgcgtacacacacactgtaggaaACCCTCCAGCCTTAATCATCGCTCACTCACTTTGGTCTTTCGGTCATCACCGGTGGTCTCGTCGAACTCTTCGTTCAGTTTGAActtgacctctgtgtttttgAAAGTGCTTTGAGTCTTCATGGTGATGGTTCCATCAGTATCCATGGTGATGGTCAAGCTCGGTTTGGCTCTGCTGGCTACCTGCCGCAGGGCAAAGCCGACGcctgcaaaccacacacacgacacactcattaagacacacacacgacacactcattaagacacacacatgattcagtccttaagacacacacattactcaatCCTTAAGATTGATCACCAAACTAGTTTAAACGCACACAGATATCCAATGAATGTAACCCCAAAAATGAACCGTTTCATACCCAGTTCCTTGAGGTACTCATCAAAATGAACCGTTTCATACCCAGTTCCTTGAGGTACTCATCAAAATGAACCGTTTCATACCCAGTGCCTTGAGGTACTCATCAAAATGTTCACTCTCCACCATCTTCCAGGTCCCAACAAACTTCTCGGCCATGATAGCTGCagcgtctggtctggtctggtctctgGGGTGGTGCGTCTGAAAGTCCACGTTCAGGTGAAGTCTTGGCGTCTCTCAGACTGGCTGCTTTTCAAGCAGCTCTGTGACCAGGGCTCAAcggtgacagccaatcagagcctAGAACATGACATCACGCTGCTCACCATTCTCTGTGGTTAAAATATGTGGAGAAATAGGGAAGAGTTCAACTCCTCTCTAATGAGTCAGCAAGTCAGCATCCTTTTCTCAAGGTCTGCGCTGACCACAGGCAGCAGACTGGGTGAGAGGACAGAGCAGCCTTGTGCCAGAAGGCCGATGGAGAGTTGAAGGAACAGAACAACTCTTTTGGGAAATTAGATCATTTGCTCTCAACTCCAAAGATAGATAAAGAGGATACATACCCTTTTCTTCTCTGCAtgtgtgcaataacccagtctgacaccgttagcctagcttagcataattcactggaagtagACAATTGTTTGATGGGCTTTAACCTTTATGACGATAGGACAGTACAGTGGAGGAGTAAGGGACTAGGGTTGCCACATTTGATGTGAAAAtccaggaccccccccccccaaaaaaaaaacaataaataaataaataggctatatatatacattttaaattatAAAGTTATGCTGCTAATTGTCTGCTGTTGAACTTAGACTatatggtgcattgtcactcaTAATattaacaatacacacacaataaaaaaatattaacaatacaataaaacggtcgagcaaacacattgttcaagagactatcaaaccacattaccaaaacgaagttcacccaagggtaggctacttacaatttcaacagcaacaaagccaagtcggagtccgttttgcagtcttcttagaaactacaatctgactacatttccGAGGCACGATTGGATACTTACGCtgagttacatccggatgtgttcggaccgcgaccagaaagttgcatattcgttttttccgcggagaagcactagggggagacgaagcacccaccacaCGACCCAAAATGCGTAATGCCTGTGGTGAATACAATGTTGAAACATTTCCTGTAGTTTCTTACCTATATTGGCCCTGATGCACTGTTTGACGCAGACACACGTACTGGCTTTGGACTCCTCTCCCTGCTGCTGTCCCTTCTATATTGCCTACAGAGCAACTAGGACAGGCGCGTGTAACTACTAAGTGGGGTCTGGGTCTGTGGTTGCGTGCCAATTGCTAGGTAATAATGTAAACTCTATTTTTGCTGCCAATCAACAAAAAACATGCcttttatgtctgtgtatgtagaCCTAGGCTACATGGGATTTGATGTACGATAAACACAACCAAGAACAAAACCGTTGAAATGATACGGTACGGTGGTACGGTCTCACCACTGCAAAAGGACTTTGAACAAGCCAGAATCGAACCTGTgaaatgaccgcaggttggAATCAAACCTGAGTGCTGCAGGGTCACTGACCCCCAAAGTTTCTAGTGcggcagaggcggacagagtacacagcttcattacttgagtaaaagtacagataccctttgctcaattttactcaagtacagtacaagtaaaagtacaacagtcagatgtctacttaagtaaaagtactgaagtttttaaagtacttgagtatcaagagtacaagggtacattttctaaatattgcattactactgccacagtgcttacatttatgtacagaaacgtcctacatggagttatgaaaaatgttaatgttaataccttggagaatgtaaaatgaattggaagtaaaatcaagtcattttcatctttttaccatgttgccagggatgggcagtatttcaaatgaaaatactattttgtaattgaaacacttgaagcgaaaactatcattaacttgttcagaaaatttaaatagtctggaaaggtggggccacaggttggcacattcccgggatggacctgctgcgtcttcatccattgtttcgtccatggtttcatctcttatctaaatctgaccatggagttgactttggcggaaagctgaaggtgattgctggctgtcccaatcagtggcgcctgcacaatccaatcacgtttgagagggaaacaacaaattgagggtttccgagatttttgctttttccttttttttttagaagaagtaacaggTACTCACGgctatggatagaaatgtagtggagtaaagagtacaatatttgcctctcaaatgtacttgagtaaagtcatgagtactcctcaaaaatgatactcgagtaaagtacagatccctcaaaactgtactcaagtaaatgtactccgttactgtccggctctgtagTGCGGTATGTGGTATAGTGTGGGATGTGGTACGGTCTCACCACTGCAAAAGGACTTTGAACAAGCTGTGTGAGAGAGCTCTGTAAGAGACAACTGTCTGTCAGTATGTCAGCGATGGGTCACATGATCTGTTTTGCGCCGAGTTGGCCCACCTGGATAAAGGTCTGCCTGATCTGAAAGACAAACTAGTGACCCTTTCCTGAACGCATTTGCTTTCAATGGAGGGTTTTTTCTGGTTATCTGCAGATGCAAATGTACAGTTTAAACCTTGGTCATTTGGGGAAAGCATATTATGAAATATTGCTGTCAATATCAATACCAAGATGATGCGATGTTACCCGTTTCTATTGTCTTTGGATGAATGAGGACATGAAGTACCCTTCACTCCTGTTCACATGAAGTACCCTTCACTCCTGTTCATATGAGGGTCCTTCACTCCTGTTCATATGAGGGTCCTTCACTCCTGTTCACATGAAGTACCCTTCACTCCTGTTCATATGAGGGTCCTTCACTCCTGTTCACATGAAGTACCCTTCACTCCTGTTCATATGAGGGTCCTTCACTCCTGTTCATATGAGGGTCCTTCACTCCTGTTCACATGAGGGTCCTGTGGGATGTCTTTCCTGTTCCCGTCCTCACCAAGGTgccccgcccccaccccccccccccccccatctgctGAACCATGCAAACctacaaataaaatacattttaagggGCGCTGCTGGGGGGCAGATAAGCAGGGGcgctgctgggggggggggggggggcagataagCAGGGGCGCTGCTGGGGGGGGCAGATAAGCAGGGGCGCTGCTGGGGGGGGCAGATAAGCAGGGGggctgttggggggggggggggggggggcagcactgACGCCTGATAATACTCGGGGGCCCCAGAActattgtctgtcatagggcccaaattttctagcagcgcccctgctGATAAGTGTAGTGACTCCTGTATGGACAACACACTCCGTATGATCTCACTCAAGCTTTCATCTCATCACTTGTGTCTTGCAGTgagacacatgcatgtacagtatgtattaatGTATCAATATGTAGTGTCCCACCACTGCTTTTACACAAGTTTGCCACCTAACTATCATAGTTTCTTTACTTCCCGGATTTTTTTACAAGAGGTTTCACAAGCACTAAGTTCTGTTTTTCCTAACAGAAAGATTGGTGGGTGTAGCGTGGTTGCAGTGTTCTAAATCAATAAGACATGTTATTGGACAATATACTACTGCAAATGGAATTTTACTGTGATACCTTatactgtgatgctctataacCTGATGCACTTTAAAGCACTCACACTACTATATTAAAGCACTCACACTACTCTGTTAAAGCACTCACACTACTCTATTAAAGCACTCACACTACTATATTAAAGCACTCACACTACTATATTGCCTTATGCACTTTAAAGCACTCACACTACTATATTAAAGCACTCACACTACTCTATTAAAGCACTCACACTACTATATTAAAGCACTCACACTACTATATTGCCTGATGCACTTTAAAGCACTCACACTACTATATTGCCTTATGCACTTTAAAGCACTCACACTACTATATTAAAGCACTCACACTACTCTATTAAAGCACTCACACTACTATATTAAAGCACTCACACTACTCTATTAAAGCACTCACACTACTATATTAAAGCACTCACACTACTATATTAAAGCACTCACACTACTATATTAAAGCACTCACACTACTATATTAAAGCACTCACACTACTATATTGCCTTATGCACTTTAAAGCACTCACACTACTCTATTAAAGCACTCACACTACTATATTAAAGCACTCACACTACTCTATTAAAGCACTCACACTACTCTATTAAAGCACTCACACTACTATATTAAAGCACTCACACTACTCTATTAAAGCACTCACACTACTATATTGCCTTATGCACTTTAAAGCACTCACACTACTCTATTAAAGCACTCACACTACTATATTGCCTTATGCACTTTAAAGCACTCACACTACTATATTAAAGCACTCACACTACTATATTAAAGCACTCACACTACTCTATTAAAGCACTCACACTACTATATTAAAGCACTCACACTACTATATTAAAGCACTCACACTACTCTATTAAAGCACTCACACTACTATATTGCCTTATGCACTTTAAAGCACTCACACTACTCTATTAAAGCACTCACACTACTATATTGCCTTATGCACTTTAAAGCACTCACACTACTATATTAAAGCACTCACACTACTCTATTAAAGCACTCACACTACTATATTAAAGCACTCACACTACTATATTAAAGCACTCACACTACTCTATTAAAGCACTCACACTACTATATTGCCTTATGCACTTTAAAGCACTCACACTACTCTATTAAAGCACTCACACTACTATATTGCCTTATGCACTTTAAAGCACTCACACTACTATATTAAAGCACTCACACTACTCTATCACACTACTATATTAAAGCACTCACACTACTCTATTAAAGCACTCACACTACTATATTGCCTTATGCACTTTAAAGCACTCACACTACTCTATTAAAGCACTCACACTACTATATTAAAGCACTCACTACTCTATTAAAACACTCACACTACTATATTGCCTTATGCACTTTAAAGCACTCACACTACTCTATTAAAGCACTCACACTACTCTATTAAAGCACTCACACTACTATATTAAAGCACTCACTACTCTATTAAAACACTCACACTACTATATTaaagcactcacactcacactactcTATTAAAGCACTCACACTACTATATTAAAGCACTCACACTACTCTATTAAAGCACTCACACTACTCTATTAAAGCACTCACACTACTATATTAAAGCACTCACACTACTATATTAAAGCACTCACACTACTCTATTGCCTGATGCACTTTAAAGCACTCACACTACTCtattaaagcacacacactactctatTAAAGCACTCACACTACTATATTAAAGCACTCACACTAATCTATTGCCTTATGCACTTTaaagcactcacactcacttctTTGCTTTTTTCAATGCTGACACAATGATACTATTTTTCCAGAATGCCTCTCCGTGACCTGTACACATCCTAATGCTGGTGCCCTGAGAAAAAAACCTGTTTGAAATAGtgcaccttgtgtgtgtgtgtgtgtgaaaagacaAGAGTGAAAGACAGTGTACACAGACAGACTCATGTGgtgggttgttgttgttggtcttGGGCGAGTGCTAAACGACATAAGTAAGTGGTAGGCTCGTCCGTGCATATTAGCAGAAGACGTGTGTCATTGAAATACATAGGccaatgtctatggtgactacggccctggCTAAGATACAATCTGATAAACTTACTTGCAGTAACATATTCAAACTTATGTTTGACTGTGATTTCGTAGATTATGCAATTAAATCAAACATACATTTTCCAGTTTTGTGTCCATTTGTGTGACAAATACCCAAACAAACTTGTTACttgaataataaaataaaaaataattgaatcaGTGTAAGACAATTTCACTTTTATTCTGGATTGATACACTGCAGTAATTgaaccacgcacgcacgcacacgcacatacacacacacacactcacacacattcaaatgccACAAGTGCTGTTTCAGTTATCCAGAGGAAAATATGACTCTGATCTGAGAGTCTTCTGTTGTCTTCACATCCCACAGGCCTCCAGAGACTTAGGCCCTCGCGTACGTCCTCACCGACACCACATCTCCCGCCTTGCATCTCTATGGACAGGCAGACAAAGAAGGTAACAGGAGCATGTTTTAGGGTACAATATTTAAAGATAGCGTAGAGGTAACAGGAGCATGTTTTAGGGTACAATATTTAAAGATGGCGTAGTAATAGCAGTAGAACGTGAAGAAATAACCGTCAAAATCTATATGCTTTGTGTTGCCTAGACAACCACTAAATTGTAAATCTAATATAATGCGCAAGATCCAAAGCAGTACATCAAGACCTGAACACATCATTCATCACATACCCGTTACCATATCTcacgattggcatggggtactttccataagatcatctctcaatgcaaataaAACCAACTATTAgtctaactgaaataaaaccatcccaatctctaggtatgttgaagggtatgtgatgatgtggggttatttcaattccaaaggccaagggaactttatcaggatgtatagtaccctggatccatgaaataactagcctttaaaaataataatctgCCTGCTGCTTCTATGGGAATTAACATAGGGGTATGAATActtatgcaccctgtattttaatgaagaacatttatttatttaagataTATTATTCATTCACACAGACATTACATGGGCTGAAGACGTTTAATAGTAGTGACAGCACCTAATTAGCACTTCTCCCGCTGTGTTTGCGTGATACTCCCACTTTTCCCTCACCCTCCcataaatgcatatgcatgtgagAATATGTTCCATGGCAGCATGGATGTGAAAAGAAAATGGTTGCTCCATGACACAGTGCATTTAGTAGTGTGTGAATGTCCCACACTGCGAAGCATTAGGCCTGCTGTATAGTTTGATAGTGCAGCTGAAGTTAGACTTGGAAAAtaatctgtctgtttttctttaCAGCCATTCCATTACTGAAAAGTTGATTCAATTTCTATGTTAAAATGTTCTATTTTAAAAAGGatagaaaataaatatttgtgtgtgctgtaaagtgGTTAGAAAAATTGAAATCAGAATCGTCTAAaatcggcaggtcaaactctaGGAAAAATCGGAATaggcccagaaaattgcaatcggtgcatctctgaTTCCCTtctcttcactgtgtgtgtgtccaataacccagtctgacactgttagcctagcttagcataattcactgtgtgtgtgtgcaataacccagtctgacaccgttagcctagcttagcataattcactggaagcgGATTACACCAGTTTGCCTAGCTTAGCATACTCCACTGGAAGGGGCTTACACCAGTTAGCCTTTTagcaataggcctaggctagctataggctaactgagGAGTGAGGATAAAAGTGTCAgttattacacacacagagaaaagaagGGAATGTATTATCTTATCCAACTCTAGGGTAAATGGCAAATAAACTAATTTGCCAAAGAAGTTGGTGGTtcctttaaagctgcagttagcaaatctgacagattgaggagacctagccaaaattttgaatgtttacaactctcatgcccctcccccactaccaccaagcaccctctcatcaagtttgtgctcgtcagtgcgcaccagactgcactggttaacagtcagatctcacacagccctgttcTGATTGGACCaaaagaaccgggagctgtggatttttgcaaaacaaataacaggctctaggtggaagtagaagtgc
This genomic interval carries:
- the LOC121695143 gene encoding fatty acid-binding protein, adipocyte-like isoform X2 codes for the protein MAEKFVGTWKMVESEHFDEYLKALGVGFALRQVASRAKPSLTITMDTDGTITMKTQSTFKNTEVKFKLNEEFDETTGDDRKTKNVT
- the LOC121695143 gene encoding fatty acid-binding protein, heart-like isoform X1; this translates as MAEKFVGTWKMVESEHFDEYLKALGVGFALRQVASRAKPSLTITMDTDGTITMKTQSTFKNTEVKFKLNEEFDETTGDDRKTKNVMALDKGTLVQTQTWDGKETTIEREVGDGKLIAKCKMGGVVAVRTYVKEA